One Chryseobacterium indoltheticum DNA segment encodes these proteins:
- a CDS encoding YceI family protein: MKNLILLIVILSFGSVVSAQKYTTKTGKVTFEASVPLFEDVFAQDDNNVAIVNADTGDFASVSSVKNYRFKVKLMEEHFNESYAESAKYPKTTFKGKIVNFDKTKLTASPKKYTVQGTLNFHGVDKALSSSAVIYSKEGKIYMQGNFVAKPADYKVTIPKMVTKKVAENVNVEYNYILSK; this comes from the coding sequence ATGAAAAATTTAATATTATTAATCGTTATACTAAGTTTCGGATCTGTTGTTTCGGCTCAGAAGTATACAACCAAAACTGGCAAAGTAACGTTTGAGGCATCAGTACCATTATTTGAAGATGTTTTTGCACAGGATGATAATAATGTCGCTATTGTTAATGCTGATACAGGAGATTTTGCTTCTGTTTCATCGGTAAAGAATTATCGTTTTAAAGTTAAATTAATGGAAGAACATTTTAATGAAAGCTATGCCGAATCTGCAAAATATCCCAAAACAACCTTTAAAGGTAAGATTGTGAACTTTGATAAAACAAAATTGACGGCATCGCCAAAGAAGTACACAGTTCAGGGCACTTTAAATTTTCACGGAGTAGATAAAGCACTGAGTTCAAGTGCTGTAATTTATTCTAAAGAGGGCAAAATTTATATGCAAGGAAATTTCGTTGCAAAACCCGCAGATTATAAGGTGACCATTCCTAAAATGGTTACTAAAAAAGTAGCAGAAAATGTAAATGTTGAATACAATTATATACTATCAAAATAA
- a CDS encoding ankyrin repeat domain-containing protein: MTKIFFILSFILSFTVMSAQEKAKSIFDIARSGTVAEAKELMKQNPDVINQTNENGFSPLILACYRGNTPVAEFLMAKVKDINYGSDQGSALTAAVFKNNKELTQKLLANGANPNLADTKGTTPLIYAVQLQDKDLVETLLKNKANKNLADKQGKTAFEYAVFTKNIEIINLLKN, encoded by the coding sequence ATGACAAAAATATTTTTTATCCTAAGTTTCATATTGAGTTTTACCGTAATGTCGGCTCAGGAAAAAGCAAAATCTATTTTTGATATTGCCAGAAGCGGAACTGTTGCAGAAGCAAAAGAGCTGATGAAGCAGAATCCCGATGTTATTAATCAAACCAACGAAAACGGATTTTCTCCGCTAATCCTCGCTTGCTACAGAGGAAATACTCCTGTTGCAGAATTTTTGATGGCAAAAGTAAAGGATATTAATTACGGTAGTGATCAAGGTTCAGCGCTTACGGCAGCGGTTTTTAAAAATAACAAAGAACTCACTCAAAAATTATTGGCAAATGGAGCCAATCCAAATCTTGCAGATACCAAAGGCACTACTCCTTTGATATATGCTGTTCAGCTTCAGGATAAAGATCTCGTAGAAACACTATTAAAAAACAAAGCCAATAAAAATTTGGCAGATAAACAAGGTAAAACAGCATTCGAATATGCCGTATTTACTAAAAATATCGAAATTATTAACTTATTAAAAAATTAA
- a CDS encoding alkaline phosphatase family protein, with the protein MKKVLAFLMLTLSLTIFAQAGTVDTAQIVIPNRFNNAEAMQKPYVIMISADGFRYDYAKKYNAKNLLKYSGEGIRAKAMTPSYPSITFPNHWTLITGLYPSHHGLIDNFFYDYQRKEAYAMSNRQNAEDGSWYGGTPLWSLAEKQGTISASLQWVGSASNAGGMRPTYYYPYHEKFTPSEKVGKVINWLKLPEDKRPHFISLYFPEVDGAGHHFGPEAKETEIAVHLIDEAIGNLVQKVNHLDLKNVNFIFVSDHGMIKVDGGNPLEIPAMLFDKKRFDYYNSQTLLRVYVKNSDEVKKVYKELKINKTDDYEVYLDKKLPKYLHFATKDDRYNRIGQILLIPKAPKIFLERDKRTSVGKHGYNPRIVPEMNATFFAWGSEFKNNLVIDQFENINVYPLVAEILGLKIIKPIDGKIKVLKKIVKK; encoded by the coding sequence ATGAAAAAAGTATTGGCATTTTTAATGCTCACTTTATCACTAACAATATTTGCTCAGGCAGGAACAGTTGACACGGCCCAAATTGTTATTCCTAATCGTTTTAATAATGCAGAAGCGATGCAGAAGCCCTATGTTATTATGATTTCTGCAGACGGTTTCAGATATGATTATGCTAAAAAGTACAATGCTAAAAATCTTTTAAAATATTCAGGTGAAGGTATCCGTGCAAAAGCAATGACTCCAAGCTATCCGAGTATTACTTTTCCAAATCACTGGACATTAATTACAGGATTATATCCTTCTCATCACGGTTTGATTGATAATTTTTTCTACGATTATCAACGTAAAGAAGCATATGCAATGAGCAATCGCCAAAATGCTGAAGATGGATCATGGTACGGTGGAACTCCGCTGTGGAGTTTGGCAGAAAAGCAAGGAACAATCAGTGCTTCTTTGCAATGGGTAGGTTCGGCAAGTAATGCAGGTGGAATGAGGCCAACGTATTATTATCCTTATCACGAAAAATTTACACCTTCAGAAAAAGTAGGTAAAGTAATTAACTGGCTGAAACTACCTGAAGATAAAAGACCGCACTTTATCTCCTTATACTTTCCTGAAGTCGACGGAGCGGGCCATCATTTTGGTCCCGAAGCCAAAGAAACTGAAATAGCAGTTCACTTAATTGATGAAGCAATAGGAAATTTGGTTCAGAAAGTAAATCATTTAGATTTAAAAAATGTAAATTTCATCTTCGTTTCCGATCACGGAATGATAAAAGTTGATGGCGGAAATCCACTCGAAATTCCTGCAATGCTTTTTGATAAAAAAAGATTCGATTATTACAATTCTCAGACCTTATTGAGGGTTTATGTGAAAAACTCTGATGAGGTTAAAAAGGTGTATAAAGAATTAAAAATCAATAAAACAGATGACTACGAAGTTTATCTGGATAAGAAACTACCAAAATATCTTCATTTTGCTACGAAAGATGACCGATATAATAGAATAGGACAAATTTTATTAATCCCAAAAGCTCCAAAAATATTTTTAGAAAGAGATAAAAGAACTTCGGTAGGCAAACATGGTTACAACCCTAGAATTGTTCCTGAAATGAATGCTACATTCTTCGCTTGGGGTTCAGAATTTAAAAATAATTTGGTTATTGATCAATTTGAAAACATCAACGTTTATCCTTTGGTTGCTGAGATTTTAGGTTTAAAAATCATTAAGCCTATTGACGGAAAAATAAAAGTGTTGAAAAAAATAGTAAAGAAATAA
- a CDS encoding Crp/Fnr family transcriptional regulator — protein MINNEFILNKFGYLGNDFSVELQKHAVVTEVKAKTEIIREGQKNKYVPFLVKGSIKVYALNDGRELIYYYIRPNDSCLMTFSSIFSDCISKIYAVSEEDSEVILVPVSVVLDWLIKYPQINRLFYHEYDKRFSDVMNMVNEAVFHKLDKRILSYIKQQILITGNNPIKLTHKEIANNLGTSREVVSRVLKKVENEGEIIQTKEGIKILVNEGVK, from the coding sequence ATGATAAATAATGAGTTTATATTAAATAAATTTGGCTACTTAGGTAATGATTTTTCGGTAGAGCTTCAGAAGCATGCTGTGGTAACAGAAGTGAAAGCTAAAACCGAAATTATCAGAGAAGGACAAAAGAATAAATATGTACCATTTTTAGTAAAAGGTTCTATAAAAGTATATGCCTTAAACGACGGAAGAGAACTCATTTATTATTATATACGACCCAATGACAGCTGTCTGATGACATTTTCGTCAATATTCTCAGACTGTATCAGCAAAATATACGCTGTTTCGGAAGAAGACTCAGAAGTGATATTAGTTCCGGTTTCTGTCGTTCTCGACTGGCTCATCAAATATCCTCAAATCAACAGGCTTTTTTACCACGAATACGACAAAAGGTTTTCAGATGTCATGAATATGGTCAATGAGGCGGTATTTCATAAGCTTGATAAAAGAATTTTAAGCTATATTAAACAGCAGATCTTAATTACCGGAAACAATCCTATTAAACTTACTCACAAAGAAATTGCTAACAATTTGGGGACTTCAAGAGAAGTGGTCAGCAGGGTTCTGAAAAAAGTAGAAAATGAAGGCGAAATTATCCAGACTAAAGAAGGAATAAAAATACTTGTAAATGAGGGTGTCAAATGA
- a CDS encoding NAD(P)-dependent alcohol dehydrogenase translates to MDTFTVKAFGAESKTADLAEMNIERREVTANDIEIEILYCGVCHSDLHTARNDWGGTKYPSVPGHEIVGKITKVGSDVSKFKVGDLAGVGCIVDSCGHCNSCKHDLEQYCENGFIGTYNGKDEHLGGHTFGGYSQKVVVDAGHVLKIPANLDLAAVAPLLCAGITTWSPLRHWNVGSDSKVAVVGLGGLGHMAIKLAKGLGAEVTLFSRTPGKTEDAKKLGADHVIISTDEEQMNSVKGKFDLIIDTVPYDHDVNPYISTLTINGTHVLVGFIGKMEDSLFTPPMIMGRKSVAGSVIGGIAETQEMLDFCGEHNIVSEIEVIKMQDINEAYERMLKSDVRYRFVIDMQSL, encoded by the coding sequence ATGGACACATTCACAGTAAAAGCTTTTGGAGCAGAATCTAAAACTGCCGATTTAGCAGAAATGAATATTGAAAGAAGAGAAGTGACAGCGAATGATATAGAAATTGAAATTCTATATTGCGGCGTTTGCCACTCTGATCTTCACACCGCAAGAAACGATTGGGGCGGAACTAAATATCCATCAGTTCCCGGTCATGAAATTGTAGGAAAAATTACAAAAGTAGGAAGCGATGTTTCTAAATTTAAAGTGGGTGATCTTGCAGGAGTGGGCTGTATTGTAGATTCTTGCGGACATTGCAACAGCTGCAAACATGATCTGGAACAATATTGCGAAAACGGATTTATCGGAACATACAACGGAAAAGATGAGCATTTGGGAGGCCATACTTTTGGTGGATATTCTCAAAAAGTAGTGGTAGATGCAGGACATGTTTTAAAAATTCCGGCAAATCTGGATTTGGCTGCAGTTGCACCGCTTCTTTGTGCAGGAATTACCACTTGGTCGCCTTTAAGACACTGGAATGTTGGTTCTGATTCTAAAGTTGCCGTTGTCGGTTTGGGCGGATTAGGGCATATGGCAATTAAGCTAGCGAAAGGATTGGGAGCGGAAGTAACTTTATTCTCAAGAACTCCGGGAAAAACTGAAGATGCAAAAAAATTGGGTGCAGATCACGTCATTATTTCGACTGATGAAGAGCAGATGAATTCTGTAAAAGGAAAGTTTGATTTAATTATCGACACGGTTCCTTACGATCATGATGTAAACCCTTATATTTCAACTTTGACCATAAACGGGACTCATGTTTTGGTAGGTTTTATCGGTAAAATGGAAGACAGCCTGTTTACTCCACCAATGATTATGGGAAGAAAATCGGTTGCCGGTTCTGTGATCGGAGGTATTGCTGAAACTCAGGAAATGCTTGATTTCTGCGGTGAGCACAATATTGTTTCTGAAATTGAAGTTATCAAAATGCAAGACATCAATGAAGCGTATGAAAGAATGCTGAAAAGCGATGTAAGATACCGTTTTGTGATTGATATGCAATCTTTGTAA
- a CDS encoding DUF3467 domain-containing protein, giving the protein MDNQNQNNDPNNINIQLNEMVASGVYCNLALVNHSPSEFVVDFIQLMPGVQQANVRSRVILAPLHAKRVLAALQQNITNYEQQFGEIKEVEPFVLGGNNVNA; this is encoded by the coding sequence ATGGACAATCAAAATCAAAACAACGATCCAAACAACATCAACATCCAACTTAACGAGATGGTAGCTTCAGGAGTTTACTGTAACCTTGCGTTAGTAAACCACTCTCCATCTGAGTTTGTAGTAGATTTCATCCAGTTAATGCCGGGTGTACAGCAGGCTAACGTGAGATCAAGAGTAATCTTGGCTCCACTTCACGCTAAGAGAGTTTTAGCTGCACTTCAGCAAAACATCACAAACTACGAGCAACAATTCGGAGAAATCAAAGAAGTTGAGCCTTTCGTATTAGGAGGAAACAACGTTAACGCTTAA
- a CDS encoding helix-turn-helix domain-containing protein, with amino-acid sequence MEDQEVEIYNSVSEYNKMVNQETMHPLVSVVDFSKSDPICQFKRTFGFYTVFLKDVMCGDMQYGKHSYDYQEGTLVFIAPGQTYGIYNAGAYIQPAGFALIFHPDLLKGTNLGKNIREYNFFSYDVHEALHLSEKEREIILECFKNIKLELEQAIDKHSKSLIVNNIELFLNYCMRFYDRQFITRDHINQNFIGKFEKSLDDYLKSDKPKNLGFPMVNYFAEQLNLSANYFGDLIKKELGISAQEFIHNKLIDVAKDQIFDASKSISEISYDLGFKYPQHFTRLFKSKVGVSPSEFKALN; translated from the coding sequence ATGGAAGATCAGGAAGTTGAAATATACAACAGCGTTTCAGAATACAATAAAATGGTGAATCAGGAAACGATGCATCCTTTGGTGAGTGTGGTAGATTTTTCAAAATCTGATCCTATTTGTCAGTTCAAAAGAACCTTTGGTTTTTACACTGTTTTTCTGAAAGACGTAATGTGTGGCGATATGCAGTACGGAAAACACAGCTATGATTATCAGGAAGGAACTTTAGTTTTCATCGCTCCCGGACAGACTTACGGAATTTATAATGCAGGAGCTTATATTCAGCCTGCAGGTTTTGCCTTAATTTTTCATCCCGATTTATTGAAAGGAACCAATTTGGGAAAAAATATCAGAGAGTACAATTTCTTTTCTTACGATGTTCATGAAGCGTTGCATCTTTCAGAAAAAGAAAGAGAGATTATTTTAGAATGTTTTAAAAATATAAAACTAGAACTTGAGCAAGCCATTGATAAACATAGTAAATCATTAATTGTTAATAATATTGAACTGTTTCTGAATTACTGCATGCGCTTCTACGACCGCCAATTTATTACAAGAGATCACATTAATCAGAATTTTATAGGCAAGTTTGAGAAATCTTTGGATGATTATTTGAAATCTGATAAGCCTAAAAATCTAGGGTTTCCAATGGTTAATTATTTCGCAGAACAACTTAATCTTTCAGCGAACTATTTTGGGGATCTGATAAAAAAAGAGCTCGGAATTTCTGCTCAGGAATTTATTCATAATAAGCTGATCGATGTAGCAAAAGATCAGATTTTTGATGCATCAAAATCTATCAGTGAAATCTCTTATGATTTAGGATTCAAATATCCACAGCATTTCACAAGATTATTCAAAAGTAAAGTAGGGGTTTCTCCAAGCGAGTTTAAAGCTCTGAATTAA
- a CDS encoding DUF5777 family beta-barrel protein — protein MTKTFLFLSIFISGFAFAQEDLLKDIDTIQTNNTENSPPAFKALQIVTGQSTKLSAKNEWYIVIAHRFGDVSKGFKDFFGLDDASTKLGVIYGVTDNISLSLSRETNLKTFEGAAKYKLIKQSENFPVDIVGYNVMAVNTDLSKDNYPHLQFGDRLSYLTQALISRRFNENFSLQLTPSYVHKNLYEPMIEDKNQFLAGLGGRYKISKRISINAEYFVNFDNHSFYKNPLSLGMDIETGGHVFQLLFTNSQLNSDIGYLTNASGKWEKGQIFFGFNLYRVF, from the coding sequence ATGACAAAAACTTTCCTTTTTTTGTCAATATTTATTTCAGGTTTTGCCTTTGCTCAGGAAGACCTTTTGAAAGATATTGACACCATTCAGACAAACAATACAGAAAATTCACCACCAGCATTTAAGGCGCTTCAGATTGTTACAGGTCAGTCTACAAAATTGTCTGCAAAAAATGAATGGTACATTGTTATCGCGCATCGTTTTGGAGATGTAAGCAAAGGCTTCAAAGACTTTTTCGGGTTAGATGATGCTTCTACGAAATTAGGAGTAATCTATGGTGTTACAGATAATATCTCATTGAGTCTTTCGCGAGAAACTAATCTCAAAACTTTTGAAGGCGCTGCGAAATATAAATTAATCAAGCAAAGTGAAAATTTCCCGGTTGATATTGTAGGATATAATGTTATGGCGGTGAATACAGACCTCAGCAAAGATAATTATCCGCATCTTCAATTTGGAGACCGACTTTCTTATCTTACTCAGGCATTGATTTCGAGAAGGTTTAACGAAAATTTTTCCTTACAGTTAACACCTTCTTACGTTCACAAAAACCTTTATGAGCCGATGATTGAAGATAAAAATCAATTTCTTGCAGGTTTGGGCGGTCGTTATAAAATTTCGAAAAGAATATCAATTAACGCCGAGTATTTTGTGAATTTTGATAATCACAGTTTTTATAAAAATCCACTCTCTTTAGGGATGGATATAGAAACCGGCGGACATGTGTTTCAGCTTTTATTTACCAATTCACAATTGAATTCAGATATTGGTTATCTCACAAACGCTTCAGGAAAATGGGAAAAGGGGCAGATTTTTTTTGGGTTTAATCTTTATAGAGTTTTTTAG
- a CDS encoding T9SS type A sorting domain-containing protein — MKKTLFSLLLTMGFLASSQQKSTGVMTCTVGTRSITANITLNNTTNKVRLDLTGPSDRWFGFTFRSAANSGMSGAPTDALTYSSAGFSDRNLGGIGVYNTDTQDWTVVSAPVVSGGIVSMAYERNMTTGDGVNDYQFNYASAGSITTKCVITGAADLAIAPHGGSANTAVTSGTFSILGISELEAESKAIKMYPNPAKEKVYFKNADKIRSVDIYETTGRKVKTVKVDGENISVADLKSGNYYFEITLKDGSTSYQQLIKE, encoded by the coding sequence ATGAAAAAAACATTATTTTCTTTACTATTAACTATGGGGTTTTTGGCTTCTTCACAGCAAAAATCTACAGGAGTGATGACATGCACGGTTGGCACAAGATCTATAACCGCTAATATTACCTTAAATAATACGACAAATAAAGTGAGACTGGATTTAACAGGACCTTCTGACAGATGGTTTGGATTTACATTCAGAAGTGCAGCCAACTCTGGGATGTCTGGTGCTCCTACAGATGCTTTGACGTATAGCAGCGCAGGCTTTTCCGACAGAAATCTGGGAGGCATCGGAGTATACAACACAGACACTCAAGACTGGACTGTAGTAAGCGCTCCCGTAGTTTCTGGTGGTATAGTTTCAATGGCTTATGAGCGTAATATGACAACAGGAGACGGGGTTAACGATTATCAGTTTAATTATGCTTCGGCAGGCAGTATTACTACCAAATGTGTTATTACAGGTGCAGCAGACTTAGCTATAGCACCACATGGAGGGTCTGCCAATACAGCTGTTACAAGCGGAACATTTTCAATTTTGGGTATAAGCGAGCTGGAAGCTGAAAGCAAAGCGATTAAAATGTATCCTAATCCTGCGAAGGAAAAAGTATATTTCAAAAATGCTGATAAAATAAGATCTGTTGATATTTACGAAACTACAGGCAGAAAAGTAAAAACAGTAAAAGTTGACGGTGAAAACATCAGTGTAGCTGATTTAAAATCGGGCAATTATTATTTTGAAATCACTTTAAAAGACGGTTCTACTTCGTATCAACAGTTAATTAAAGAATAA
- a CDS encoding cytochrome c family protein yields MKKIIYIVSLAVVSIACESRTYEEISDKTPIAELVTYNKDVKPIIDANCVSCHSPGGSASFQPLTGYNQLKNNIDKIIDRISRPTGDPQKMPQGGSLSSSQTMIITKWKTDGLTEN; encoded by the coding sequence ATGAAAAAAATAATCTACATCGTTTCACTTGCAGTGGTATCAATTGCTTGTGAAAGCAGAACCTACGAAGAGATTTCAGACAAAACTCCTATTGCAGAGCTGGTAACCTACAACAAAGATGTAAAACCTATTATTGATGCCAACTGTGTAAGTTGTCATTCGCCGGGTGGTTCAGCTTCATTTCAACCTTTGACAGGCTATAATCAGTTAAAAAATAATATTGATAAAATTATTGATAGAATTAGCCGGCCAACCGGAGATCCTCAAAAAATGCCTCAAGGCGGTAGTTTATCATCATCACAAACTATGATCATCACAAAATGGAAAACCGATGGGTTGACAGAAAATTAA